The Candidatus Abyssobacteria bacterium SURF_5 genome contains a region encoding:
- a CDS encoding HIT domain-containing protein, whose translation MRQLYVPSKMAYVKGKRPEVDCILCAVSARDRRVSKLEIYRGKHWIVSANLHPYNAGHLLLFPLRHVIDVRALKKAEAAEMISLQNLCLDVLDAAYSPAGYNIGFNIRRPAGASIEHLHLHIVPRYPNEAGFMDILSDTRTIVESPQKTVSSLTAQFKKSARKKK comes from the coding sequence ATGAGGCAGTTATATGTGCCATCGAAAATGGCGTATGTGAAGGGGAAGCGGCCGGAGGTCGATTGCATTCTGTGTGCGGTCTCCGCAAGGGATCGGCGCGTCTCGAAGCTGGAGATTTATCGGGGGAAACACTGGATCGTATCGGCCAACCTTCACCCGTACAATGCCGGGCATCTGCTGCTGTTTCCGCTGAGGCACGTGATCGACGTGCGCGCGCTCAAGAAGGCGGAGGCGGCTGAGATGATCTCGCTGCAGAACCTGTGTCTGGACGTGCTCGATGCGGCGTACAGTCCCGCCGGCTATAACATCGGCTTCAACATTCGGCGGCCGGCCGGCGCGAGCATCGAGCATCTGCACTTGCACATTGTGCCGCGCTATCCGAATGAGGCCGGCTTCATGGATATCCTCTCCGACACCCGCACGATTGTCGAAAGCCCGCAAAAGACGGTCAGCTCCCTGACCGCCCAATTCAAAAAATCCGCTCGGAAGAAGAAGTAG
- a CDS encoding FHA domain-containing protein — protein sequence MALLLVKQKGHETKSFPITGGTITIGRAGANHIVLANKYASGRHCEIRCEDGRCTVHDLNSTNGVFANGTKVSMKVLDDGDRILAGAAMLVFVADEESISIESLISQLGHADASRRELAANLLGQLGAAAAGDALMKLLRKETDVKVQSAAVEAIGFLGETKAAKALLALFDTKDVVLRSAVVKAIIRIADEKTVTELAHSLKHAEKRVRVLAAYVLGQIRGAHASKQLRRALDDESFEVREAVVKALGDSGDLQSVDALIESAKDTQRYPLVWVLDSLGKIESPKAFPILSGALAERNVEVRMAAIDGIGRLRLKEGVPALIPLLDDSDARIRRCAAGSLEKLKAAIERERKLASRSGEVRKTIEISAIGEDESGSAKSAFREDKAAWEQWWAKQAAE from the coding sequence GTACGCATCGGGCCGTCATTGCGAGATCAGGTGCGAGGACGGGCGCTGCACCGTGCACGATCTGAACAGCACGAACGGCGTTTTCGCGAACGGAACAAAGGTGAGCATGAAAGTGCTCGATGACGGCGACCGCATTCTTGCGGGCGCGGCGATGCTGGTGTTTGTGGCGGACGAGGAATCGATCTCGATCGAATCGCTCATCTCGCAACTCGGCCATGCCGATGCGAGCCGGCGCGAGCTTGCGGCGAACCTGCTCGGGCAGTTGGGAGCCGCGGCGGCGGGCGATGCATTGATGAAGCTGTTGCGCAAGGAGACCGATGTAAAGGTGCAGAGCGCGGCGGTGGAGGCGATCGGGTTTTTGGGCGAAACGAAGGCGGCCAAGGCGCTGCTGGCGCTTTTCGACACGAAGGATGTAGTCTTGCGCAGCGCTGTGGTGAAGGCGATAATAAGAATTGCAGACGAAAAGACCGTCACCGAACTCGCCCATAGTCTGAAACATGCTGAGAAGAGAGTGCGGGTGCTGGCGGCATACGTGCTCGGCCAGATTCGCGGAGCCCACGCATCGAAACAGTTGCGGCGCGCGCTTGATGACGAATCATTCGAGGTTCGCGAGGCCGTTGTAAAGGCTTTGGGCGATTCGGGAGACCTGCAATCGGTCGACGCGCTGATCGAGAGCGCGAAAGATACACAGCGGTACCCGCTCGTCTGGGTGCTCGATTCGCTGGGCAAGATCGAGAGTCCGAAGGCTTTTCCCATTCTGAGCGGCGCGCTCGCGGAGCGCAACGTCGAGGTGCGGATGGCCGCGATCGACGGGATCGGGCGTCTGCGATTGAAAGAGGGAGTGCCCGCTCTCATTCCATTGCTGGACGATTCCGACGCGAGAATCCGCAGGTGCGCGGCCGGTTCGCTCGAGAAACTGAAAGCCGCGATTGAGAGGGAGCGCAAACTGGCGTCGCGCTCGGGCGAGGTCCGCAAGACGATAGAGATATCAGCCATCGGCGAAGATGAGAGCGGATCGGCGAAAAGCGCTTTCAGGGAAGACAAGGCGGCATGGGAACAATGGTGGGCGAAGCAGGCTGCTGAATAG